The genomic region AGGATCAACTGTTGTTCACTCCTTAGGTGGATGGTCTGCTCTAATGGGCGCATGGATTCTTGGGCCTAGAATTGGTAAATATTCGTCCGACGGAAAGTCTCAAGCAATACCTGGTCATAGTTTAACTTTAGGTGCTCTTGGGGTATTCATACTTTGGTTTGGTTGGTTCGGATTTAACCCTGGTTCAACTTTATCAGGAATGGCAAGTGTAGACATATCTCACATCTTTGTTACTACAAACCTTTCAGCAGCAATGGCAGCGACAGTAACAATGATTATAACTTGGATTAGATACAAAAAACCTGATGTTAGTATGACTCTAAACGGTGCCTTAGCTGGTTTAGTAGCAATAACAGCAGGAACTCATGCAGTAAGCCCTGTAGGAGCAGTATGTATTGGAGCAATAGCTGGGGTTGTAATAGTATATGCCATAGAATTTATTGATAAAGTTCTTAAAATAGATGATCCGGTTGGAGCAATAGGAGTTCATGGAGTTTGTGGGGCAACAGGGACATTATTAGTTGGAGTATTTGCAGTAGACGGTGGGTTATTATACGGTGGTGGATTTGATTTATTAATCGTTCAAGCAATAGGTGTATTTGCAGTAGCAGCTTGGACTTTAACAACAACCTTTATCCTATTTAAAACAATTAAGGCTACGGTTGGTTTAAGAGTTCACGCAGAAGAAGAAATTAATGGTTTAGACATTGAAGAG from Serpentinicella alkaliphila harbors:
- a CDS encoding ammonium transporter; translated protein: METNLEMITAIDTLWVVLCAALVFFMQAGFCMVETGFTRAKNAGNIIMKNLMDFAIGSLIYWVVGFSIMFGVSAGGFIGSLDLFSTGTFEHLGLTVPKEAFLIFQTVFAATAATIVSGAMAERTKFSSYLIYSFFITLIIYPVVGHWTWGGGWLSELGFMDFAGSTVVHSLGGWSALMGAWILGPRIGKYSSDGKSQAIPGHSLTLGALGVFILWFGWFGFNPGSTLSGMASVDISHIFVTTNLSAAMAATVTMIITWIRYKKPDVSMTLNGALAGLVAITAGTHAVSPVGAVCIGAIAGVVIVYAIEFIDKVLKIDDPVGAIGVHGVCGATGTLLVGVFAVDGGLLYGGGFDLLIVQAIGVFAVAAWTLTTTFILFKTIKATVGLRVHAEEEINGLDIEEHGIESYADFQPKNISLTQQI